One window from the genome of Vibrio sp. VB16 encodes:
- a CDS encoding iron-siderophore ABC transporter substrate-binding protein: protein MLIKSILITLCSLYSGYSFAQIEPTSSQIQIEDTRGLQILSKVPVKVAALNWDIAEQVLELGVVPVAMPNITGYSEWVVQPEVPSSVQDIGTRVEPNIERLAELNPDVIIISSPQVDLIPRLERIAPVLTFETFSADHDNVKAAIQNFRSIAKVLGKQAYAEEKLTDMFYELAQLKHGLETAYNGKLPTVAAFRFSSTSSIYLYGDNSITQFALQQLGVSPALPQPATQWGVTQKRLKALFELTDASVALYFKPFEQEDKVTNSVLWKAMPFVRNDRVNSVSAVWNYGGAMSILYNAQVLSTALLEIAPHTVKTN from the coding sequence ATGCTAATTAAATCAATATTAATAACACTATGCTCTCTTTATTCTGGCTATTCTTTTGCCCAAATAGAGCCGACGTCTTCTCAAATACAAATAGAAGACACGAGGGGTCTACAGATACTTTCAAAAGTGCCCGTTAAAGTAGCCGCATTGAACTGGGATATAGCAGAACAGGTTTTGGAATTGGGTGTCGTCCCAGTGGCTATGCCCAATATTACTGGATATAGCGAATGGGTCGTGCAGCCAGAAGTACCGAGCTCAGTACAGGATATTGGCACCAGAGTAGAGCCTAATATAGAGCGTTTAGCAGAACTAAATCCGGATGTCATCATTATCTCATCACCACAAGTCGATCTCATTCCGAGGCTAGAACGCATTGCGCCCGTGCTTACTTTTGAAACCTTCAGTGCCGATCATGACAACGTGAAGGCGGCCATTCAAAACTTCCGTAGCATTGCGAAAGTACTAGGTAAGCAAGCGTACGCGGAAGAAAAACTAACGGATATGTTTTATGAACTAGCGCAACTAAAGCATGGTTTAGAAACGGCTTACAATGGGAAACTCCCAACCGTTGCCGCCTTTCGATTCTCTAGCACTTCATCGATCTATTTGTATGGTGATAATTCGATTACACAGTTTGCGCTGCAGCAATTAGGGGTGTCACCAGCGTTACCTCAACCTGCTACTCAATGGGGGGTAACTCAAAAAAGGTTGAAAGCGTTATTCGAGTTAACGGATGCAAGCGTAGCACTTTACTTCAAGCCTTTTGAACAAGAGGATAAGGTGACAAATTCGGTGTTATGGAAGGCGATGCCATTCGTAAGAAATGACAGGGTTAATAGTGTGTCTGCGGTATGGAATTACGGCGGTGCCATGTCGATTCTCTATAATGCTCAAGTGTTATCAACCGCGTTGTTAGAGATCGCGCCTCACACCGTAAAAACGAATTAA
- a CDS encoding ABC transporter ATP-binding protein — MYQLENIKVTRDQRVILDVDQLSIDPKALTIVMGHNGSGKSTLVNLLANHIRPDEGSVKWKGTLLRHLSSKKLAREIAYLPQTLPEVAGLSVEELVRLGRYPWRGVLSRWTKEDGLYIDQAIEQTQIGKFRHALADELSGGERQRAWIAMLLAQQSGLLILDEPTSALDIQYQYQIMDLLQRLNQETGKGVVVILHDLNLALRYATKVIALKQGRIAFEGDASVLHDENRLTELFSAHVQLINHPDKNAKVAVIC, encoded by the coding sequence ATGTACCAGTTAGAGAATATTAAGGTGACCCGAGACCAAAGAGTGATCTTAGATGTCGATCAGCTCTCTATTGACCCCAAAGCGCTCACGATCGTAATGGGGCACAACGGCTCAGGAAAGTCGACGCTTGTGAATTTATTGGCTAACCATATACGCCCTGATGAAGGGAGTGTGAAATGGAAAGGTACATTGTTACGTCATTTAAGTAGTAAAAAACTGGCCCGTGAGATTGCGTACCTGCCACAGACATTACCAGAAGTGGCAGGATTAAGTGTTGAAGAGCTCGTCCGTTTAGGTCGATATCCTTGGCGTGGCGTACTTTCTCGTTGGACGAAAGAAGATGGTTTATATATAGATCAAGCGATAGAACAAACTCAGATCGGTAAATTTCGACACGCCCTTGCCGACGAACTTTCTGGTGGAGAGAGGCAACGTGCTTGGATTGCGATGTTGCTTGCACAGCAGTCTGGCTTGCTTATTTTGGATGAGCCTACGTCCGCATTAGATATCCAATATCAGTATCAGATAATGGATTTGTTACAACGATTAAATCAAGAGACAGGGAAGGGCGTAGTGGTCATTTTGCATGACCTCAACTTAGCCCTTAGATATGCCACAAAAGTCATCGCCTTGAAGCAAGGTCGCATTGCATTCGAAGGCGATGCGAGCGTTTTACACGATGAAAATAGACTCACAGAGTTATTTTCTGCCCACGTCCAATTAATCAATCACCCAGATAAAAACGCTAAAGTGGCGGTTATATGCTAA
- a CDS encoding MotA/TolQ/ExbB proton channel family protein: MKNIISFVLLTLLVSNVHAQSDLLDTTKQVRVEENVANQNREQSFKAQEQALVQLRDELLVKRGTLQSNIERISDQFSHNEQVLAETEKKLHLESGSLGELFGVVRQVAKEFQFVQKSAITAIGEANSLRVVDAIVAAKTLPSKSQLYSLWHAFERQLEVGSTITELEVPYVLPDGIVTSKGVVRIGSFGLLDNGGYLDWSGEQRGAKPYQVQPQYLPQVGLAEVNSALFAFDPSGGKLLKQLSLTPTIKERIEQGGIIGKVILALLSIGLLIGLVQGAFLFISRHNINVQLKDKDTIGNNALGRVLGVYKYDQSPNVEALELRLYETILDEQQKLDRGLSMLKLLAALSPMLGLLGTVTGMIETFQVITQFGNADPRMMASGISTALITTVLGLVAAMPLLFMHNVLSSQAENVRTLLEKQGVGLVAQRAEQYLRQS, from the coding sequence ATGAAAAACATAATCAGTTTCGTTTTGCTGACCCTTTTGGTTTCTAATGTTCACGCGCAGTCCGATCTATTGGACACGACGAAACAGGTTCGTGTCGAAGAAAATGTCGCCAATCAAAACAGGGAGCAATCTTTTAAAGCACAAGAGCAAGCGTTGGTTCAACTACGCGATGAGCTGTTAGTAAAACGTGGGACGTTACAATCCAATATAGAGAGAATCAGCGACCAGTTTAGCCATAATGAACAAGTTCTTGCGGAAACAGAGAAAAAGCTTCATTTAGAGTCTGGCAGCTTAGGAGAGCTTTTTGGCGTGGTTAGGCAGGTTGCTAAAGAGTTCCAATTTGTTCAAAAGAGCGCAATTACCGCGATTGGAGAGGCCAATTCTTTACGCGTTGTTGACGCTATCGTTGCCGCAAAAACGTTACCTTCCAAGTCTCAGTTATATTCTCTTTGGCATGCGTTTGAACGTCAGTTAGAAGTGGGCTCAACGATTACAGAGTTAGAAGTACCGTACGTTTTACCTGATGGTATTGTCACCAGTAAAGGTGTTGTGCGTATCGGCTCATTTGGGTTGTTAGACAATGGTGGTTATTTAGATTGGTCGGGTGAACAAAGAGGCGCTAAGCCTTATCAAGTTCAACCTCAATATCTACCTCAGGTTGGCCTAGCTGAGGTGAACTCGGCATTGTTCGCCTTTGACCCATCTGGTGGCAAATTACTAAAGCAACTTTCATTGACCCCGACCATAAAGGAAAGAATCGAGCAAGGTGGTATTATCGGTAAAGTGATATTAGCACTGCTCTCCATCGGCTTGCTTATCGGTTTGGTTCAAGGGGCGTTCTTGTTTATAAGCCGACACAACATTAACGTTCAACTGAAAGATAAAGATACCATAGGAAATAATGCACTAGGTCGAGTTTTAGGTGTGTATAAGTATGATCAGTCACCCAACGTAGAAGCATTAGAACTGCGCCTGTATGAAACGATATTAGACGAGCAACAGAAGTTAGACCGAGGGCTTTCTATGCTCAAACTCCTTGCTGCTTTATCCCCTATGTTAGGCCTGCTAGGTACGGTGACAGGGATGATAGAAACATTCCAAGTGATTACTCAGTTTGGCAATGCCGATCCACGAATGATGGCATCCGGTATCTCTACTGCACTCATTACAACGGTACTTGGCTTAGTCGCCGCTATGCCGCTGCTGTTTATGCACAATGTATTGAGCTCACAAGCCGAAAACGTACGAACATTGTTAGAAAAACAAGGCGTTGGCCTAGTGGCCCAACGCGCTGAACAATATTTGAGGCAGAGCTAA
- a CDS encoding DUF3450 domain-containing protein: protein MRLKSIAALSLVAVTGFVNAGSLTESAKVEQAIIKDAGRSQHVVSDSSDHAFDLQSEIDSLKAEVDGLTIYKDHLGNLILSQEQELSSVESQLDDIAETRQSIVPLMYQMLDGLATYIEHDMPIRLDARVDRVTQLRQLMIQADISDAEKFRRILEAYQIELDYVNKLGTYTSAIEIDGVIREAEQLYLGHVSFIARSLDKKEYWVWSDQKKTWSSLNSALISDLDNAFLVANKRVAPTLLLLPLSTQEVNK, encoded by the coding sequence ATGCGATTAAAAAGCATAGCGGCGTTAAGCCTCGTGGCAGTAACAGGATTCGTTAATGCTGGTTCGCTCACTGAATCGGCTAAAGTAGAGCAAGCTATTATTAAAGACGCAGGGCGCAGTCAACATGTTGTGAGCGACAGTTCAGACCATGCTTTTGATCTACAATCTGAAATTGACTCGCTGAAGGCTGAGGTGGATGGACTTACGATTTATAAAGACCATCTTGGCAATTTAATTCTTAGCCAAGAACAAGAGCTCTCCAGCGTAGAATCGCAATTAGATGACATAGCGGAAACGAGGCAGAGTATTGTACCGTTGATGTATCAGATGTTGGATGGTCTAGCGACATATATTGAACACGATATGCCGATACGTCTAGATGCACGCGTTGATAGAGTGACGCAACTGCGTCAGCTTATGATACAAGCCGATATTAGCGATGCTGAAAAATTTCGTCGTATCTTAGAGGCTTACCAGATAGAACTCGATTACGTAAACAAACTTGGAACCTATACCAGCGCCATAGAGATTGACGGCGTGATTCGCGAGGCTGAACAGCTTTATCTTGGGCATGTTTCATTCATTGCTCGCAGCCTAGATAAGAAAGAATACTGGGTTTGGAGTGACCAAAAGAAGACATGGAGTTCGTTAAATTCGGCGTTAATTAGTGATCTAGATAATGCGTTTTTGGTGGCTAATAAACGTGTAGCACCTACTCTTTTGTTATTGCCCCTCTCCACACAGGAGGTGAACAAATGA
- a CDS encoding TonB-dependent siderophore receptor — translation MHNNAGFKLSAITTAIALTFSFSFSASALADSTDSQSNTETIQVLGQSYRNTATKTSLNPEETPQGITVIDAEELEQRNVKSLNQALRYAPGVVTETKGGAVTMYDTFTIRGFNATQSYYDGLLLQSLTGWNLQPQIDPIALQQVEIFKGPSSVLYGSMPPGGMVNMIAKSPQEQSATKLGLATGSRNLVEASIDTTGQFGDSDLSYRFIALARKQDGQVDYTEEERFVIAPSIDWQVTDKTLINFNLYYQNDPAMGMNSSLPASGMIYPNSNGATSSSTFAGDKNWSSFEREFLMMGYKINHEISDNWSFLQNFRYTDAELSQKNTYHRASSFDESTGTLARNIYSTDEESKGYVIDNQLSGYVYTGDIEHNLLFGLDYQRLDGESAYKEYASSSASFYAFNIYSPDNNLLDRDSLSENYNAKYDISVEQLGVYFQDQLRWDRLVMIAGGRYDNYESKSVQHVVGSANTDTKADHGQFSYRLGALYEFDNGVAPFASYATSFEPATGLNSDGVAYNPEMGEQVEVGVKYQSADRTINGSASVFHIVKSDALMANPNDIWGAKLQLGEVVSQGVELQGQVAITSAWDIRASYAYIDMEITEDSVGGLEGTTPIYVPEHSANLWSDYQISQGALAGTKVGAGVRYVGDMQIDAANTGKVPSYTLVDLSLGYDLQGVSESLQGATVNLSASNLFNKEYYTCYDTANCWYGAEQTVELNVNYQY, via the coding sequence ATTCACAACAATGCTGGGTTCAAACTCAGTGCAATCACAACGGCGATAGCGCTTACTTTTAGCTTCTCATTTTCTGCTAGCGCACTTGCAGACTCGACAGACTCCCAATCGAATACAGAAACGATTCAGGTGCTAGGCCAATCGTACCGAAATACAGCGACAAAAACCTCATTGAATCCAGAAGAAACACCCCAAGGTATTACGGTTATTGATGCTGAAGAATTAGAACAACGCAACGTTAAATCGCTAAACCAAGCACTTCGTTATGCCCCCGGAGTCGTAACCGAGACGAAAGGTGGTGCGGTGACCATGTATGACACGTTCACAATTCGTGGATTTAATGCGACACAAAGCTATTATGATGGATTGCTCTTGCAGTCCTTAACAGGCTGGAATTTGCAGCCACAAATTGATCCCATTGCTCTACAACAGGTGGAAATATTTAAGGGGCCTTCATCGGTGCTTTATGGCTCAATGCCGCCGGGTGGAATGGTGAATATGATTGCTAAATCACCACAAGAACAATCTGCGACGAAGCTTGGACTTGCTACAGGTTCGCGAAATCTGGTTGAAGCCTCCATTGATACCACCGGCCAGTTTGGTGATAGTGATCTCAGTTATCGATTTATCGCGTTAGCGCGTAAGCAAGACGGGCAAGTTGATTACACCGAAGAAGAACGTTTCGTTATTGCCCCTTCAATTGACTGGCAAGTTACAGATAAAACCTTGATCAATTTTAATCTGTATTATCAGAATGACCCTGCAATGGGTATGAACTCTTCATTACCTGCATCCGGGATGATTTACCCTAATTCGAATGGCGCAACCAGTTCGTCTACCTTTGCAGGTGACAAAAACTGGAGTTCGTTTGAGCGAGAGTTTTTGATGATGGGGTATAAAATCAACCATGAGATAAGTGATAACTGGTCGTTTTTGCAAAACTTCCGATATACCGACGCAGAACTTTCGCAGAAAAACACCTATCACCGAGCGTCGAGCTTTGACGAATCGACAGGGACATTAGCTCGAAATATCTACAGTACCGATGAAGAGTCAAAAGGCTATGTTATCGATAACCAATTGTCTGGTTATGTGTATACAGGTGATATTGAACATAACCTATTGTTTGGGTTGGATTATCAGCGTCTTGACGGAGAATCCGCTTATAAAGAGTATGCGAGTTCTTCTGCTTCGTTCTATGCGTTTAATATCTACTCACCGGACAATAATCTGTTAGACCGAGACTCATTGAGTGAAAATTATAACGCGAAATATGATATTTCAGTTGAGCAATTAGGCGTCTACTTTCAAGACCAGTTACGTTGGGACCGTTTAGTTATGATTGCAGGTGGTCGATATGATAATTATGAAAGTAAAAGTGTTCAACACGTCGTTGGCAGTGCAAATACGGATACGAAAGCCGATCACGGTCAATTTTCTTATCGGTTAGGCGCTCTGTATGAATTTGATAATGGTGTTGCCCCTTTTGCTAGCTATGCGACCAGCTTTGAACCTGCTACTGGGCTAAATAGCGACGGCGTTGCTTACAACCCTGAAATGGGTGAACAGGTAGAGGTTGGCGTGAAATATCAATCCGCGGATAGAACGATTAACGGTTCTGCCTCTGTATTCCACATTGTTAAAAGTGATGCGTTGATGGCCAACCCAAATGATATTTGGGGAGCAAAACTTCAGTTGGGTGAGGTGGTATCTCAAGGGGTTGAATTGCAAGGACAAGTTGCGATTACATCAGCGTGGGATATTCGTGCGAGTTACGCCTATATCGATATGGAAATCACGGAGGATAGCGTTGGTGGGCTTGAAGGGACAACACCGATTTATGTCCCAGAGCATAGCGCCAATCTTTGGTCAGATTATCAGATTTCCCAAGGTGCCCTTGCGGGTACAAAAGTAGGAGCTGGTGTGCGTTATGTAGGCGACATGCAAATAGATGCGGCAAATACCGGCAAAGTTCCAAGCTACACCTTGGTTGATTTGTCCCTAGGGTATGACTTACAGGGCGTATCTGAATCGTTGCAAGGTGCAACAGTGAATCTTTCTGCGAGTAACCTGTTTAACAAAGAGTATTACACCTGTTATGACACGGCGAACTGCTGGTATGGCGCAGAACAAACCGTTGAACTTAACGTCAACTACCAATATTAA
- a CDS encoding ExbD/TolR family protein yields MRLGSRKKNQDEAQIDMTSMLDIVFIMLIFFIVTSSFVKESGIEVNRPQASNAVSQKEAGIFIAITANNEIYIDKRIVDKERVQANLEQLLTDQPNASVVIQADEFAFNGTVISVMDSAKGAGIVNIALATEKK; encoded by the coding sequence ATGAGATTAGGCAGCCGCAAAAAAAATCAAGATGAAGCACAGATAGATATGACGTCGATGCTCGATATCGTATTTATCATGCTGATTTTCTTTATTGTCACCAGCTCTTTTGTTAAAGAATCAGGTATTGAGGTCAATCGACCTCAAGCCTCTAATGCCGTTAGTCAAAAAGAAGCGGGTATCTTCATTGCGATTACCGCCAATAATGAGATCTATATCGACAAGCGTATCGTGGATAAAGAGAGAGTGCAGGCTAACTTAGAGCAGCTTTTAACCGATCAGCCTAACGCGTCGGTGGTAATTCAGGCCGATGAATTTGCGTTTAACGGTACGGTAATTTCGGTTATGGACTCAGCCAAGGGTGCCGGCATTGTTAATATCGCTTTAGCGACGGAGAAGAAATAG
- a CDS encoding energy transducer TonB, with protein sequence MLRFLLALPVALFVSYSLMGMMAWMVDLNTIESKPENESIRFDFFMNETESLSQRKSRELPKPPEMKPLPPQQALAQPQQDVSLNTPTLAPVPEINLDLSVTDMKFAVVVPSTPSPKATNTQLAQQPIPVQMGQTQQVMPLHRMNPIYPRKALQRKIEGYVVFSFDIDRAGKPQNIKIEASYPSRIFNREALKALKRWKYQPMMVNGLAQVRSGQRVKLEFKIQ encoded by the coding sequence ATGCTTCGCTTCCTATTGGCTCTGCCGGTTGCGTTATTCGTAAGCTATAGCCTTATGGGTATGATGGCGTGGATGGTGGATCTCAATACCATAGAGAGCAAGCCAGAAAATGAGTCGATACGATTTGATTTCTTTATGAATGAAACTGAGTCGCTAAGTCAACGGAAAAGTCGTGAACTCCCTAAACCGCCGGAAATGAAACCTTTACCTCCCCAGCAGGCATTGGCTCAGCCTCAGCAGGATGTCTCATTGAATACGCCGACGTTAGCGCCAGTTCCAGAGATAAACTTAGATCTGTCGGTGACAGACATGAAATTTGCCGTCGTCGTGCCGAGTACTCCAAGTCCAAAGGCCACAAACACTCAATTAGCCCAGCAACCAATACCGGTGCAAATGGGACAAACCCAGCAAGTAATGCCTTTGCACCGCATGAATCCGATCTATCCAAGAAAAGCGCTGCAGAGAAAAATAGAAGGTTATGTGGTGTTTTCTTTTGATATTGACCGCGCTGGAAAGCCCCAAAATATTAAGATAGAAGCGTCTTATCCGTCGCGAATATTTAACCGGGAAGCGCTAAAAGCATTAAAGCGATGGAAATATCAACCAATGATGGTGAACGGATTGGCACAAGTCAGAAGCGGTCAACGAGTAAAACTGGAGTTTAAAATCCAGTGA
- the fhuB gene encoding Fe(3+)-hydroxamate ABC transporter permease FhuB, whose protein sequence is MIKKRYFSALIFLFLGLILSLQITSDMSVQMQMNALQKWFYGANEEFDYVSILFLESRLPRLMMALVVGATLGLVGSLMQQLTQNPLVSPLTLGSASGAWLALVVCNIWFPALASDFSTIFALLGAMLTLLLVILISGLRNLSGLPVVLAGMAVNILLGAIATAIILLNEQSSKNLFIWGAGDLAQNGWDQVRWLLPKLMPALLIFAFAPRVLALLRLGQTNAAARGLNIVPMFLLLIGLGLWVVSAVISTVGVISFIGLLAPNIARKLGARTPLAELNLSTVLGAFLLVFTDTLAIWLSSLSLDIVPSGIAAAFIGAPALIYFSRTQLKAQDSLSFTLPKTNFMFKIETIIGVVFVLIGVFFLSIFVSKQVIDQSIVWSLKWPSEFGLELRWPRMLTSLSAGAGIGVAGVLLQRLIYNPLASPDILGLSAGATFALVGSSLFLGFNIFEAAPLIAFFGSLLALAILLLLGRRHHYAPSMMVLIGIALTALIEAMVQFSLVRGDENSYVILNWLAGSTYRVSPQYAVILAVMVAILIAFVFLTQRWLTLISAGRVFAQSRGINVGRVFIILLCCVALLCGVVTSFMGPVAFVGLLAPHISVMLGARKVGQQLITTALIGGTLMLFSDWLGQNIVYPSQIAAGTIVSIIGGVYFILLLIKGRTKS, encoded by the coding sequence ATGATCAAAAAACGTTATTTTTCCGCTCTAATCTTTTTATTTCTAGGTTTGATATTGTCGTTACAGATAACCAGTGATATGAGCGTTCAGATGCAAATGAACGCATTGCAAAAATGGTTTTATGGCGCGAATGAAGAGTTTGATTATGTTTCAATTCTATTTCTTGAATCTCGATTGCCTAGGCTAATGATGGCGTTGGTGGTGGGTGCCACATTGGGGTTGGTGGGCAGTTTGATGCAACAGTTAACCCAAAATCCATTGGTCTCACCATTAACCCTTGGTTCGGCATCAGGTGCATGGTTGGCGCTTGTCGTTTGCAATATCTGGTTCCCGGCATTAGCCAGCGATTTTTCAACTATTTTTGCTTTGCTTGGGGCGATGCTAACTCTGTTGCTGGTGATTCTTATTTCTGGTTTGAGGAACTTATCTGGATTACCAGTGGTGCTCGCCGGGATGGCCGTGAATATTCTTCTAGGCGCTATCGCCACCGCGATTATTTTACTCAATGAACAATCCTCTAAGAATCTGTTTATTTGGGGCGCAGGGGATTTAGCGCAAAATGGCTGGGATCAAGTAAGGTGGTTGTTGCCTAAGTTAATGCCTGCTTTGCTGATTTTTGCGTTCGCACCACGAGTGTTAGCTTTACTAAGATTAGGGCAGACGAATGCCGCGGCTCGGGGTTTGAATATCGTTCCTATGTTTCTGTTGTTAATTGGTTTGGGCCTTTGGGTTGTCTCTGCCGTTATCTCTACCGTTGGCGTCATCAGCTTTATCGGACTATTAGCGCCAAATATCGCGAGGAAATTAGGGGCGAGAACACCATTGGCGGAGCTAAATTTAAGTACCGTTTTGGGGGCGTTTTTGCTCGTATTTACGGATACATTAGCCATTTGGTTGAGCTCGCTTAGTTTAGATATTGTTCCAAGTGGTATAGCAGCGGCATTTATTGGGGCTCCGGCTCTGATCTATTTTTCCCGTACGCAATTGAAAGCGCAAGATAGCCTTTCTTTCACCTTACCTAAGACCAACTTTATGTTCAAAATAGAGACGATAATCGGTGTGGTTTTCGTTTTGATAGGGGTTTTCTTTCTGTCCATTTTTGTTTCTAAACAAGTGATAGATCAAAGTATCGTATGGTCACTAAAGTGGCCGAGTGAGTTTGGTTTAGAACTCCGTTGGCCTAGAATGTTAACGTCGTTATCCGCTGGTGCTGGTATAGGTGTGGCAGGGGTGTTGTTGCAACGTTTGATTTATAACCCATTAGCGAGTCCTGATATCTTGGGCCTTTCCGCTGGTGCGACATTTGCGCTAGTGGGTAGCAGCCTGTTTTTAGGTTTTAATATATTTGAAGCGGCACCTTTAATCGCCTTTTTTGGTAGTTTACTGGCTCTCGCAATTTTGCTTCTATTGGGTAGAAGACATCACTATGCACCATCTATGATGGTACTTATTGGGATTGCCTTAACGGCTCTGATTGAGGCTATGGTCCAATTTTCATTGGTACGTGGCGATGAGAACTCTTATGTTATTCTAAATTGGTTAGCGGGCTCTACTTATAGAGTATCACCACAATACGCTGTCATATTAGCGGTGATGGTTGCGATATTGATCGCTTTCGTTTTCCTAACACAGCGATGGTTGACGCTTATCTCCGCTGGTCGAGTTTTTGCGCAATCGCGCGGAATTAATGTTGGCAGAGTATTTATCATTTTACTCTGTTGTGTAGCATTACTATGTGGTGTGGTAACCAGTTTTATGGGGCCAGTGGCATTTGTTGGGTTGTTAGCACCGCATATTTCGGTCATGTTGGGTGCAAGAAAGGTAGGACAGCAATTAATTACTACTGCTTTGATAGGGGGCACACTTATGCTCTTTTCAGATTGGTTAGGACAAAATATAGTGTATCCATCGCAAATCGCGGCGGGTACGATAGTGTCCATCATAGGTGGCGTCTATTTCATACTTCTGCTCATTAAAGGGCGAACAAAAAGCTAA
- a CDS encoding siderophore ferric iron reductase: protein MNIIETQNRERFKQLDALCQTVTPYLKGGLAPFDSTMLVGESSDLTVIKHLYGAIELAHPEAGHAYWLTRTWELLCWQPIYISVISIYGLQALPAFDGFAQQREDAYIMGYRFQTLDFITDEIPNLVSRAGIQLTQMFEHYRLLIDSWLRCRPGFTRQILADALLESLVKLRVARPDIDNQILYHHAELWLSSCRLPLNNLRSYSESMDGSLRFVRRSCCLVYKTEQGQLCSNCPRKRERICTS from the coding sequence ATGAATATTATTGAAACACAAAATAGAGAACGATTTAAGCAGTTAGACGCCCTGTGTCAAACCGTTACGCCTTATCTAAAAGGGGGCTTAGCGCCTTTTGATTCAACAATGTTAGTTGGAGAATCAAGCGACCTCACCGTGATTAAACATCTGTATGGTGCTATTGAGTTGGCCCATCCAGAAGCGGGTCACGCGTATTGGCTAACAAGAACGTGGGAGTTGCTTTGCTGGCAGCCTATTTACATCAGTGTGATATCTATCTATGGGCTGCAAGCATTACCTGCTTTTGACGGTTTTGCTCAACAAAGAGAAGACGCCTATATCATGGGATATCGTTTTCAGACGCTCGACTTTATAACGGATGAGATCCCTAACTTGGTTAGTAGAGCTGGTATTCAATTAACGCAAATGTTTGAACACTACCGATTACTGATCGATTCGTGGTTACGGTGTCGCCCTGGTTTTACGAGACAGATTCTCGCGGATGCATTGCTTGAGAGTTTAGTGAAACTGCGGGTAGCAAGGCCAGATATAGATAACCAGATATTGTATCACCATGCTGAACTGTGGCTCTCTTCATGCCGACTGCCACTCAATAATCTACGGTCATATTCAGAGTCTATGGACGGGTCGTTGCGGTTTGTTAGGCGCAGTTGCTGCCTTGTGTACAAAACAGAACAAGGTCAGCTTTGCTCAAATTGCCCTAGAAAAAGAGAACGAATATGTACCAGTTAG
- a CDS encoding MotA/TolQ/ExbB proton channel family protein, whose protein sequence is MSLFSDLGFGNALAQFMSKGGPILWWLASLILLFWLIAIERVLYLLVTFPKRQNEWLKNWGARGDHHSWYAQKQRDAWVNQAHIELFQNINLLKLIISLFPMLGLLGTVTGMISVFDVLAVEGTSQPRLMASGISMATLPTMAGMVAALAGVFCYSQLFAALEKREVHLEKLMRSRT, encoded by the coding sequence ATGAGCTTATTTTCTGATCTTGGCTTTGGGAATGCATTGGCGCAATTTATGTCCAAAGGTGGCCCAATACTTTGGTGGTTAGCTTCCCTTATCTTGCTGTTTTGGCTTATTGCCATCGAACGGGTTCTCTACCTGTTGGTTACGTTTCCCAAAAGACAAAATGAGTGGCTAAAAAATTGGGGTGCAAGGGGTGACCACCATTCCTGGTACGCACAAAAACAGCGCGACGCCTGGGTCAATCAAGCACACATAGAGCTGTTTCAGAATATCAATCTGCTTAAATTGATCATCAGCCTGTTTCCTATGCTTGGTTTGCTCGGTACGGTGACAGGGATGATTTCCGTTTTTGATGTGCTAGCGGTAGAAGGAACATCGCAACCTAGGCTGATGGCATCGGGTATATCCATGGCAACGCTACCAACAATGGCGGGTATGGTTGCTGCATTGGCTGGGGTATTTTGCTATTCCCAACTGTTTGCCGCATTGGAGAAAAGAGAAGTGCATTTAGAGAAGTTAATGAGGAGCCGAACATGA